One genomic window of Anabaena sphaerica FACHB-251 includes the following:
- a CDS encoding type ISP restriction/modification enzyme encodes MSSLNLKPTHKPIKQYYEELENFKKLGVVHETAVKAAFQKLLESCCQQFKWTLVQEYAIKRPKKQPLRVDGALVDDFNLPRAYWEAKDSKDNLKKEVQKKLAVDYPKDNIIFQQPERAILYQDGKLVMDEDITNPQNLVDVVRQFFEYRPPAIEQWEKASNEFGFRVKENATALLELIREQSKKNKKFIDAFAEFLQLCRQSINPNLSEAAVEEMLIQHLLTERIFRSVFNNPDFAQRNIIAVEIEKVINALTSKSFSRSHFLSSLDRFYGAIEETAATIDNFSQKQDFLNKIYERFFQGFSVKVADTHGIVYTPQPIVNFMVKSVEDILQREFGKSLVDKGVHILDPFVGTGNFIIRIMREIAEIQKSALPYKYEHELHCNEVMLLPYYIASMNIEHEYFEQAGEYKSFEGICLVDTFDLAEAKQLSLALFSTENTKRVERQKQSPIFVIIGNPPYNAYQSEDINNRNRKYLVMDKRVSETYSKDSKATNKNALSDPYVKAIRWASDRLKNDGVVAFVTNSSFLDKLAFDGMRKHLQNDFDNIYIFNLQGDIRKDSMRDGIPLGEQHTVFGLAAMVGVSITFLVRKTGSTEHKIFYHEVDFRATRKEKFEIIEKLKTVVSTEWKELQPDNKNNWLTDDLKDEYQDFTPLGTKEAKATDGIAAYAIFKLYSGGVKTSRDAWAYNFNADELAKNMQKTIDFYNDHIFRWKNRKDREISINNFVNLDDHQISWSDGLRTYVKRETCIAFEERYLRHSLYRPFTNTFLYFDRHLNERRYQFPSISPTSQIEEENCFICVTGLGAQQSFATLFSNKIPDLNFLGIGTVPQWFSFYTYHEDGTNRQENITDWVLKQYQNHYQDETITKWDIFYYIYAVLHHPHYRERYAANLKRELPRIPFAPEFHPFATAGKRLAEIHVNYEKQPEYRLKHLENKDLPIDWRVEKMRLSKDKTQIKYNDFLTLTGIPPEVFAYRLGNRSALDWIIDQYQVTTDKRSGITNDPNRLDDEEYIVRLIKQVITVSLETVEIVNNLPDLGLVKD; translated from the coding sequence ATGTCTAGTCTTAATCTCAAACCAACCCACAAACCTATTAAGCAATATTACGAAGAGTTAGAAAATTTTAAAAAATTGGGTGTGGTTCATGAAACTGCGGTAAAAGCTGCTTTTCAAAAGTTGCTTGAGTCTTGCTGTCAACAGTTTAAATGGACTCTTGTACAAGAGTATGCTATTAAAAGACCGAAAAAACAACCGCTTCGTGTTGATGGGGCTTTAGTTGATGATTTTAACTTGCCTCGTGCTTATTGGGAAGCTAAGGATAGTAAGGATAATTTAAAGAAAGAAGTACAGAAAAAATTGGCTGTTGATTATCCTAAAGATAATATTATTTTTCAACAACCAGAAAGGGCTATTCTTTACCAGGATGGTAAACTGGTAATGGATGAAGATATTACTAACCCACAAAATTTAGTAGATGTAGTTCGGCAGTTTTTTGAATATCGTCCTCCAGCAATTGAACAATGGGAAAAAGCATCTAATGAGTTTGGTTTTCGAGTTAAGGAAAACGCAACGGCATTATTAGAATTAATTCGAGAACAGAGTAAGAAAAATAAAAAATTTATTGATGCTTTTGCAGAATTTTTACAACTTTGTCGTCAGTCAATTAATCCCAATCTTTCAGAAGCAGCAGTTGAGGAAATGTTGATTCAGCATTTATTGACTGAGCGCATTTTTAGAAGTGTGTTTAATAATCCTGATTTTGCACAACGGAATATTATTGCTGTAGAAATTGAAAAGGTGATTAATGCTTTAACTTCTAAATCTTTTAGTCGCAGTCATTTTTTAAGCAGTTTAGATCGGTTTTATGGTGCAATTGAAGAAACCGCCGCAACTATTGATAATTTTTCCCAAAAACAGGATTTTCTCAATAAAATTTATGAGCGATTTTTTCAAGGTTTTTCTGTGAAAGTTGCAGATACTCACGGAATTGTTTATACTCCTCAACCAATTGTTAATTTTATGGTGAAAAGTGTTGAGGATATTTTACAGAGAGAGTTTGGTAAATCGTTGGTTGATAAGGGTGTACATATTCTTGATCCTTTTGTGGGAACGGGTAATTTTATTATTCGGATAATGCGAGAAATTGCCGAAATTCAAAAATCGGCTTTACCTTATAAATATGAACATGAGTTACATTGTAATGAGGTGATGTTATTACCTTATTATATTGCTTCGATGAATATTGAGCATGAGTATTTTGAGCAAGCTGGGGAATATAAATCTTTTGAAGGAATTTGTTTAGTTGATACTTTTGATTTAGCTGAAGCCAAACAACTAAGTTTAGCACTTTTTTCTACAGAAAATACAAAGCGTGTTGAGAGACAAAAGCAATCTCCTATTTTCGTAATTATTGGCAACCCTCCCTATAATGCTTATCAATCAGAGGATATAAACAATCGAAATCGTAAGTATCTAGTAATGGATAAGCGCGTAAGTGAAACCTACTCTAAGGATTCAAAAGCAACGAATAAAAATGCTCTTTCCGATCCTTATGTTAAAGCAATTCGTTGGGCATCTGATCGGCTTAAAAATGATGGCGTTGTTGCTTTTGTAACCAATAGCAGTTTTTTAGATAAATTGGCTTTTGATGGAATGCGAAAGCATCTACAAAATGATTTTGATAATATTTATATATTTAATTTACAAGGAGATATACGCAAAGATTCAATGCGTGATGGTATTCCTCTAGGTGAGCAGCATACAGTTTTTGGATTAGCTGCGATGGTGGGAGTATCAATAACTTTTCTTGTCAGAAAAACAGGTTCAACTGAGCATAAAATATTTTATCATGAGGTTGATTTTAGAGCGACTAGAAAAGAGAAATTTGAAATTATTGAAAAGCTGAAAACAGTAGTCAGCACAGAATGGAAAGAGTTACAGCCAGACAATAAAAATAATTGGTTAACAGACGATTTAAAAGATGAGTATCAGGATTTTACACCCCTTGGAACAAAGGAAGCAAAAGCAACTGACGGTATAGCGGCTTATGCAATCTTTAAGCTTTATAGCGGAGGAGTCAAAACAAGCCGTGATGCTTGGGCATATAACTTTAACGCTGATGAACTTGCTAAAAATATGCAGAAAACTATTGATTTTTATAACGATCATATATTTCGATGGAAAAATCGGAAGGATAGAGAAATAAGCATTAATAATTTTGTGAATTTAGATGACCATCAAATAAGTTGGTCAGATGGTTTAAGAACTTATGTTAAGAGAGAAACTTGTATCGCTTTCGAGGAGCGATATTTACGTCATTCTCTATATCGACCTTTTACTAATACATTCTTATATTTTGATAGACATCTTAATGAAAGAAGATATCAATTTCCATCTATTTCTCCAACTTCCCAAATAGAAGAAGAAAATTGTTTTATATGTGTTACAGGTCTTGGAGCGCAACAATCATTTGCTACTCTTTTCAGTAATAAAATTCCTGACCTTAATTTTTTAGGTATTGGTACAGTTCCTCAATGGTTTTCTTTCTACACCTACCACGAAGACGGAACAAACCGCCAAGAAAATATTACAGATTGGGTATTAAAACAATATCAAAACCATTACCAGGATGAAACAATCACCAAATGGGATATATTCTATTATATCTATGCAGTGCTGCATCATCCCCACTACCGGGAACGCTACGCAGCAAACCTAAAACGAGAACTTCCCCGCATTCCCTTTGCACCAGAATTTCATCCTTTTGCAACAGCAGGAAAACGACTAGCAGAAATTCATGTTAACTATGAAAAACAGCCAGAATATCGCCTTAAACATTTAGAAAATAAAGACTTACCCATTGATTGGCGTGTAGAAAAAATGCGCCTTTCTAAAGATAAAACCCAAATCAAATATAACGACTTTCTCACCTTAACAGGTATACCCCCAGAAGTATTTGCATATCGCTTAGGCAACCGTTCCGCTTTAGATTGGATTATAGACCAATATCAAGTTACCACAGATAAACGTAGCGGAATTACAAATGATCCAAATCGTCTTGATGATGAAGAATATATTGTTAGGTTAATTAAACAGGTAATTACTGTGAGTTTAGAAACGGTGGAAATTGTTAATAATTTACCAGATTTGGGATTAGTAAAAGATTGA
- the nifU gene encoding Fe-S cluster assembly protein NifU: MWDYTDKVLELFYDPKNQGAIEETGEAGIKVATGEVGSIACGDALRLHLKVEVASDKILDARFQTFGCTSAIASSSALTEMVKGLTLDEALKVTNKEIAAYLGGLPEAKMHCSVMGQEALEAAIFNYRGIPLAAHDDDDEGTLICTCFSITDTKIRKAVAQNNLLSAEQVTNYVKAGGGCGSCLAKIDDIIREVKQETAKQNLNTNGAKTTTEIPSSMFNEGQQRPLTNVQKIALIQKVLDEEVRPVLIADGGDVELYDIVGDKVQVILKGACGSCSSSTATLKIAIESRLRDRISKDIIVEAV; encoded by the coding sequence ATGTGGGACTACACTGATAAAGTATTAGAGTTGTTTTACGATCCCAAGAATCAAGGCGCGATTGAAGAAACTGGCGAAGCTGGTATTAAGGTTGCAACTGGTGAAGTCGGAAGTATTGCTTGCGGTGATGCTTTAAGATTACATTTGAAAGTTGAAGTTGCATCTGATAAAATTCTTGATGCTCGTTTTCAAACTTTTGGTTGTACCAGTGCGATCGCTTCTTCTAGTGCTTTGACTGAAATGGTTAAAGGATTGACTTTAGATGAAGCTTTGAAAGTCACCAATAAAGAAATCGCTGCATATTTAGGTGGTTTACCTGAAGCAAAAATGCACTGTTCCGTTATGGGTCAAGAAGCTTTAGAAGCTGCTATATTTAATTATAGAGGCATTCCTTTAGCTGCCCATGATGACGACGATGAAGGAACTCTAATTTGTACTTGTTTTAGTATTACTGATACTAAGATTAGAAAGGCAGTTGCTCAAAATAATCTTCTCAGTGCAGAACAAGTAACAAATTATGTAAAAGCTGGTGGCGGATGCGGTTCCTGTTTAGCGAAAATCGATGATATAATAAGAGAAGTAAAGCAGGAAACCGCCAAACAAAATCTCAACACCAACGGCGCGAAAACTACTACAGAAATTCCTAGTTCAATGTTTAATGAAGGGCAACAAAGACCATTAACTAATGTTCAAAAGATTGCCCTCATTCAAAAAGTATTAGATGAAGAAGTCCGACCCGTATTAATCGCCGACGGGGGAGATGTTGAACTCTACGATATAGTAGGCGATAAAGTACAAGTTATTCTCAAAGGTGCTTGCGGTTCATGTTCTAGCAGCACTGCAACTTTAAAGATTGCGATTGAATCAAGGTTACGCGATCGCATCAGCAAAGATATCATCGTTGAAGCAGTTTAG